In Scheffersomyces stipitis CBS 6054 chromosome 8, complete sequence, one DNA window encodes the following:
- the NOT4 gene encoding transcriptional repressor general negative regulator of transcription subunit 4, translating to MVPSDDSFISDNEEEYCPLCVEEMDISDKNFKPCPCGYQICQFCYNNIKQNPELNGRCPGCRRLYDDESVEYKTISAEEYRLQQLKKEKREREKKQREKEKKETEMANKKHLAGLRVVQKNLVYVTGLNPPCNPEDLHSVLRSDKYFGQYGKISKIVINTKTPTASGSHHHHQNPGLVVYVTFAKKEDALKCINELDGSLCDGRVLRAAHGTTKYCSSYLRGHPCPNPNCMFLHEPGEEADSYTRKDLSTQQGIKMSMMGLVSSSSNISNSGHFQAHSATNSQSNYSGDEDTSSGPILPASVQWAKAGSNSASNSPSVNNNTPLANSAAFPTLGEIFRDQKSQQKKDLKQKIKSKVSKDNVLLPDDIDIDDDSVLGFIDSTSECLRDLQQRKEKLNVHFSKLSNRTGSVLPLFAFNSTEGLSHDTRLEEETLLARQVIERFFLRPIKNYHLAYQNHPIAQQQTLQNQIQQQQQQQQQRQQPGFQAASLEQLQADQQRKLLEAQQVEGSAISQQQAQQQLLLLQLQQQQQQSQQANQINMLRATERGNTSTPPPPGLFAANSNAPVAAPAAGAQSSSSQLLTQLMSGKR from the exons ATGGTTCCAAGCGACGACTCGTTCATCTCcgacaatgaagaagaatattg CCCATTATGtgtggaagaaatggaCATTTCCGACAAAAACTTCAAGCCATGTCCCTGTGGCTATCAGATATGTCAGTTCTGCTATAACAACATCAAACAGAACCCTGAGCTTAACGGAAGATGCCCCGGTTGTAGAAGGTTGTACGACGATGAGTCTGTAGAGTACAAAACCATAAGTGCCGAGGAGTACCGTTTGCAACAGCTAAAGAAGGAGAAACGTGAACGTGAGAAAAAGCAGCgtgaaaaagaaaagaaggaaactGAAATGGCCAACAAGAAGCATCTTGCTGGTTTGAGAGTGGTCCAGAAGAATTTGGTCTACGTCACAGGCTTGAATCCTCCTTGCAATCCTGAAGACTTACACTCAGTGTTACGTTCTGACAAGTACTTTGGTCAGTATGGAAAGATTCTGAAAATCGTCATCAACACCAAGACACCAACTGCTCTGGGAAGTCATCACCATCACCAGAATCCTGGTTTGGTTGTCTATGTGACTTTCGCCAAAAAAGAGGATGCCTTGAAGTGTatcaacgagttggatGGCTCCTTATGTGATGGAAGAGTTCTAAGAGCAGCTCACGGTACCACCAAATACTGTTCGTCCTACTTAAGAGGCCATCCATGTCCAAATCCTAATTGTATGTTCCTACATGAACCTGGTGAAGAAGCTGATTCGTACACCAGAAAAGACTTGTCAACTCAACAGGGTATCAAGATGAGCATGATGGGCTTAG TGAGCAGCAGTTCGAAtatttccaattctggTCACTTTCAGGCTCATTCAGCAACCAATTCTCAATCCAACTACAGTGGAGATGAAGACA CTAGTTCTGGTCCTATCTTGCCAGCATCTGTGCAATGGGCTAAAGCAGGAAGCAATTCCGCTAGTAACTCGCCTTCGGTTAATAACAACACTCCCTTGGCTAACTCTGCTGCTTTCCCAACTTTGGGAGAAATCTTCCGCGATCAGAAACtgcaacagaagaaggatTTGAAGCAAAAGATCAAATCTAAAGTATCCAAGGATAATGTCTTGCTTCCAGATGACATTGATAttgatgatgattctgTATTAGGTTTCATTGATCTGACATCTGAGTGTTTGAGGGACTTACAACAGagaaaggagaagttgaacgTTCATTTCTCCAAGTTATCGAACAGAACTGGGTCTGTCTTACCTTTGTTTGCATTCAACAGCACAGAAGGCTTGTCTCATGATACCAGGCTTGAAGAGGAGACGTTGTTAGCACGTCAAGTCATTGaaagattcttcttgagaCCAATCAAGAACTATCATTTAGCATATCAAAACCATCCTATCGCACAGCAACAAACATTGCAGAACCAAAtacagcaacaacagcaacaacagcagcagcgtCAGCAGCCAGGTTTCCAGGCTGCCAGCTTGGAACAGTTGCAAGCTGACCAGCAGagaaagttgttggaagcTCAA CAAGTTGAAGGTTCTGCAATTCTGCAACAACAGgcacaacaacaattgttgcttcttcaattgcaacaacaacagcaacaactgCAGCAAGCTAATCAAATCAATATGTTGAGAGCAACCGAGAGAGGTAACACATCTACGCCACCTCCTCCTGGTTTGTTTGCCGCTAAC TCCAATGCTCCTGTTGCGGCTCCTGCTGCTGGAGCTCAGTCTTCCAGCTCCCAATTGTTGACTCAGTTGATGAGTGGAAAGAGATGA
- the PKR1 gene encoding SMK killer toxin resistance protein, with protein sequence MAFLVELWDSIFTPGTTPALVTATHASFILLILSLIALIFLVKSIHFVNLLVIAVLLYAAVIWFINELKNIKLKSNEELEKEANEQNVAQKTDDSKTEEPAASTTATISQSPIRKRKT encoded by the coding sequence ATGGCTTTTTTGGTTGAGTTGTGGGATTCCATCTTTACCCCAGGAACCACGCCTGCGTTGGTCACTGCTACCCATGCGTCGTTCATTTTATTAATTCTATCTTTAATAGCATTAATTTTCCTCGTCAAGTCGATCCATTTcgtcaacttgttggtcATTGCAGTATTGTTATATGCTGCTGTAATCTGGTtcatcaacgagttgaagaatataaagttgaagagcaaCGAGGAGTTAGAAAAAGAAGCCAATGAACAGAATGTAGCTCAAAAGACTGATGATTCGAAGACCGAAGAACCAGCTGCCAGTACTACAGCCACCATCAGCCAAAGTCCgatcagaaagagaaagacttga
- the DEM1 gene encoding conserved hypothetical protein, mitochondrial → NDSLHSLYANWHLPGSHMLPLYNPTNISPYEFHSRFNSDQSYKRSPRLSVTKLLTDRWCELSEYYTIYAGSPQFKVTNAITQGLERHSELEYELHQPIDISLLMETLSGSISDAISHFQATIKDVKDPDLLSELDGNPDAAKLAMEWSDHSINRLFSLITTSEAREVLVHGFLNLENSEFVSSIDELKNSQNGNIDIRKVLVSGIVDHFKIENLEDPTDLSLFREIRDYMDYYFDTTIGDKQVIDLTKFLQSVKQFVEEHKSAFSVKTTDVKTRSVNRLPSSISVLEAAKFQTFYYRKMFGLLSNEHQRTENNHFAYYSLLENARVRGIDVDEPLDIVTLVSILRKNYNLFYLDFVKLANGEPIGFEPFDSYNKGRENTGFALDSVFGIAEKCLLAGKPMQLDLIEKINSLEDFNYDEILSPDLIKNWKTAPTLRYLAARCAQFYELFSELLGDHTAVEYHNGRTSQAFHTSESKYTEDVIGEQTRKASTFWNGKRFPIYTRDLSKCNYCDFKPRCMVPNHQLQGDLYRKSLGAKINEFLHS, encoded by the exons AACGATTCTTTACATCTGCTCTATGCCAATTGGCATCTACCTGGATCTCATATGTTACCACTATATAATCCCACAAATATCAGTCCGTACGAATTTCACTCACGGTTCAATTCCGACCAGTCCTATAAACGGTCGCCCAGGCTTTCTGTGACGAAATTGCTTACTGATAGGTGGTGTGAGTTGAGTGAATACTATACTATATATGCTGGTTCCCCACAGTTCAAAGTAACAAACGCTATTACTCAAGGATTGGAACGGCACTCTGAGCTTGAATATGAATTGCATCAACCGATAGATATAAGCTTATTAATGGAGACTCTATCTGGAAGCATTTCTGATGCAATATCTCATTTCCAAGCAACTATAAAAGATGTGAAAGACCCAGATTTGTTACTGGAGTTAG ATGGTAATCCAGATGCAGCAAAATTAGCAATGGAATGGAGCGATCATTCTATTAACCGTTTGTTCAGCTTGATCACAACTTCCGAAGCCagagaagttcttgttcacGGATTCTTAAATCTTGAGAATTCTGAGTTTGTTTCCAGCATAGACGAATTAAAGAATCTGCAAAATGGAAACATTGATATCAGAAAGGTATTAGTCAGTGGTATTGTGGATCACTTCAAAATAGAAAACTTAGAGGATCCCACAGACTTGTCGTTGTTTCGAGAGATTCGAGACTATATGGACTATTACTTCGATACCACTATAGGTGACAAGCAAGTAATAGATCTTACAAAGTTTTTACAGTCAGTTAAACAATTTGTTGAGGAACACAAGTCCGCATTCAGCGTCAAGACGACAGACGTTAAAACAAGGTCTGTGAATCGATTACCAAGTCTGATTTCCGTTTTGGAAGCTGCGAAATTCCAAACATTCTACTATAGAAAGATGTTTGGACTACTTTCAAATGAGCATCAAAGAACGGAAAACAACCATTTTGCGTATTACAGTTTACTAGAAAATGCACGCGTTCGTGGtattgatgttgatgaacCGCTTGATATAGTAACCTTGGTTAGTATCTTGCGGAAAAACTACAACTTATTCTACTTGGATTTCGTAAAATTGGCAAATGGAGAACCTATTGGATTTGAACCTTTTGATTCTTACAATAAAGGAAGAGAAAACACAGGTTTTGCTTTAGATTCTGTTTTTGGAATCGCAGAAAA GTGTCTTCTCGCAGGCAAGCCTATGCAATTGGATTTGATTGAGAAGATCAACAGTCTCGAAGATTTCAACTACGATGAAATTTTGAGTCCAGATTTGATTAAAAACTGGAAAACTGCTCCTACATTAAGATATCTTGCGGCGCGTTGTGCACAATTCTATGAGCTCTTTCTGGAGTTGCTAGGAGATCATACTGCTGTGGAATACCACAACGGTCGAACCTCCCAGGCTTTCCATACTTCCGAATCAAAGTACACCGAGGATGTAATTGGGGAACAAACAAGGAAAGCGTCTACCTTCTGGAACGGAAAACGTTTTCCAATCTATACACGAGATTTAAGCAAATGTAACTATTGTGACTTTAAACCAAGGTGTATGGTACCAAATCACCAACTACAAGGCGATCTTTATCGAAAATCATTAGGAGCGAAGATAAATGAGTTTCTTCATAGCTGA
- the HNT3 gene encoding histidine triad superfamily, third branch, with amino-acid sequence MSFRDAFQSYIDHPEKHSDLVLYHDEHVIIIRDLFPKSVRHYLVIPRSTALTHVHPLDVFNRNYKDFTGEELYELIGTYVEKAKEMIIEDIDKSLGNHPNNKLKLAEFKNKFIKSGIHSIPSLRNLHIHVITQDFFSTRMKHKKHYNSFTTKFFVEFDKLNPNYNAGYCKLRSGTSDKYDDYDSDSVHSSESDEDVMVIKNVRNEAVLNDIIKSTPLQCTICGATFGNKFQKLKEHMEEEFTKKYSSFEGYDVNKLIKSQI; translated from the coding sequence ATGAGCTTTAGAGACGCCTTCCAGTCATATATAGACCATCCCGAGAAACATCTGGACCTCGTTTTATACCATGATGAGCATGTCATTATTATCCGAGATCTATTTCCCAAATCCGTACGCCATTATCTAGTGATCCCCAGATCTACGGCACTAACTCATGTACACCCCTTAGATGTCTTTAATCGCAATTACAAGGACTTCACTGGCGAGGAGTTATATGAGCTTATCGGAACATATGTGGAAAAGGCCAAAGAGAtgataatagaagataTAGACAAATCCTTGGGCAATCACCCCAATAACAAGTTGAAGCTAGCtgaattcaagaacaagttcatAAAGTCTGGAATTCACTCCATTCCATCTCTCAGAAACCTTCACATACATGTCATCACACAAGACTTCTTTTCGACACGAATGAAACACAAGAAGCACTACAATTCATTCACTACCAAATTCTTTGTCGAATTTGACAAGTTAAATCCAAATTACAATGCTGGCTACTGCAAATTGAGGAGTGGAACATCTGACAAGTATGATGACTATGATTCCGATTCAGTCCACTCCTCAGAATCGGATGAGGACGTTATGGTAATAAAGAATGTTCGTAATGAAGCTGTGTTAAATGACATCATAAAAAGCACTCCTCTTCAATGTACAATATGTGGTGCTACATTTGGGAATAAGTTccagaaattgaaagaacACATGGAAGAGGAATTCACTAAGAAATATAGTAGTTTTGAAGGTTATGATGTAAACAAACTAATCAAAAGTCAAATATAA